In Phacochoerus africanus isolate WHEZ1 chromosome 1, ROS_Pafr_v1, whole genome shotgun sequence, the following are encoded in one genomic region:
- the LOC125111254 gene encoding olfactory receptor 5AC1-like, which produces MEQNKTLVTEFVLTGLTDLPGLQVPLFLVFLVIYLTTLVGNLGLIFLIWKDPHLHTPMYLFLRSLAFVDACSSTSVTPKMLMNFLSMNHLISLIECISQFYIFASSANTECFLLMVMAYDRYVAICNPLLYPVVMSNVFCTQLLGVSYIIGFLHPMMHVGLLFRLTFCRSNVIHYFYCEILQLFKISCTDPRVNMLLIFIFSVFIQSFTFMSIILSYSYVFFAILKKKSAKGRSKAFSTCSAHLLSVFLFYGTLFLMYVLPGSGPCENQDKMYSLFYTIIIPLLNPFIYSLRNKEVIGALRRIMKINSS; this is translated from the coding sequence ATGGAGCAAAACAAGACACTGGTGACTGAGTTTGTCCTCACAGGACTTACAGATCTTCCAGGGCTGCAAGTCCCCCTGTTCCTGGTGTTCTTGGTCATCTACCTCACCACCTTGGTGGGCAACCTTGGACtgatttttctcatctggaaGGACCCTCATCTTCACACCCCAATGTACTTATTCTTGCGAAGCTTAGCCTTTGTGGATGCCTGTTCTTCAACTTCTGTGACTCCCAAGATGCTCATGAATTTCTTATCTATGAATCATTTGATATCCCTCATTGAGTGTATCtcccaattttatatttttgcttccaGTGCAAATACAGAATGTTTCCTTCTGATGGTGATGGCCTATGATCGCTATGTAGCCATATGCAACCCCTTGCTTTACCCAGTGGTGATGTCCAATGTTTTCTGCACTCAATTATTAGGTGTTTCTTATATTATTGGGTTTCTCCATCCCATGATGCATGTGGGTTTACTATTTAGATTAACGTTCTGCAGGTCCAATGTAATACATTATTTCTACTGTGAAATTTTACAGCTATTTAAGATTTCCTGTACTGACCCCAGAGTCAATATGCtcctgatttttatattttcagtctttATACAGTCTTTCACTTTTATGAGTATCATTCTCTCTTACTCCTATGTCTTCTttgccatcctgaaaaagaagtcTGCAAAGGGCAGGAGCAAAGCTTTCTCCACATGCAGTGCCCACCTGCTCTCTGTTTTCTTGTTCTATGGCACTCTCTTCCTCATGTATGTGCTTCCTGGGTCTGGACCATGTGAAAATCAggataaaatgtattctttattttatacaattATAATTCCTCTGCTAAATCCTTTTATTTACAGTCTGAGGAACAAAGAGGTTATAGGTGCCTTGaggagaataatgaaaataaacagttCTTAA